GGCTGAGCATGTCCTTGGGATAACAAGAAGCGTCGACCTGGCGCAGAAAAGACTAAAAGACCTGCCCACCGGCGGAAGGACGCCTCTTGCCGCAGGGCTTTATAGGGGATATGAGCTAGTTAAGGCCGCCAGGCTTAAAGACCCTGATATCATTCCCTTTATTGTGGTTGTTTCCGACGGAAGGGCCAATGTATCGCATTCAGGAGGTGCTCCTTTTGAAGAGGCTTTGAGTATAGCCCGTTCCTACAGGGCGGAAGGCATAAAATCCCTTGTTATTAATACGGAAAGGGATTTTATCAAGCTGGGGCTGGCATCAAAAATTGCAGATGCCATGGGTGCGGAATGTATCAGCCTGGAAGATTTGAATGAAAGACAAATTGAATATGCTGTTAGAAGTATAGTATGATCATTGGTTTTAACGGGAATTTACTATATAATGAAAGGGTAATAATGTTTCTTTCGGAGGATTTAAAAATGGATTTGCTATATAAATTAGGGATTTTTTCCTGGTTCGGCTTTTTTCTTCCCATACAAAAAAGGCTGGAAATGATAAAAGAAGCAGGCTTTGATGCCACAAGCATATGGTGGGAGGATGAAGAAGGGGAATATACGGTTTATAAGAAGGATTTCCCTGCCATGGTAAAGGACAACGGGCTGGTTTTTGAAAACATACATGCTCCCTTTAACGATTGCGAAGATTTATGGAGCCAAACAGCATCCAGACAGGACAGGTTTTTAAAAGACCACATCTCCTGGCTTAATGATTGTGCAAAATATGAAATGCCCGTAATGGTAATGCATGTTATTGATGAGTCGGAGCTTAATGAGCCTAATTTATCGGGAATAAAGCTTTTAGATAAGCTTATTTATGCCGCACAGGATTTGGAAATAACAATTGCTATAGAAAATACCAGAAGGCCCAATTTCGTGGATGTGATATTATCTGAGATCCCTTCTCCAACATTGGGATTTTGCTATGATTCTTCCCATGACTGGCTGACCAGCAAAAATAAGGCGGAGCTTTTAAAAAAGTACGGAAGCCGGCTTGCAGCCACCCATATATCGGATAATGACGGTGTTGTGGACCGCCATTGGCCTCCCTATGACGGAATTATCGACTGGGATAAAGTAATCGATGCTTTTCCTAAAGATACCTATAAGGGATTTTTAACCTTGGAGACCCTAGCTAAGGAGGAAGACCAAAAAAATCCGCCCCAGAGCTTTTTAAAAAGGGCATATGAAAGGTCGGTAAAGCTTTGCAGGGCCATTGAAGCTGCTGAAAAAAAGTAGTTAAAGTATAATATGTTGTTTTAAAGCTGTGGCTGTGGCATTAGTCACTTCACAGCCCCAGCTTAATTTTTATCATTTCAGAAGGGTCCCGGAATAATTGATATTGCCGTCATCATCAATAGTACTTGCAATCCTGTATGCATCGTCGTAGATTATATACTCATCACTATCAAGATTGGTTAATACTTCATAATAGTTATAATCCGAGTTGTAAAGCACGATTATGACTTTATAATTAAGTTTGTTATTATTTACATATTCCAAAGCCTTGTTTATATCCATGACGCAGATGGCTGTTGAGACGGCATCGCACATGGTGGCGTTCTCTCCAAAGACAGTAACTGTGGCTATCCCCTTCTGAGCACCTTCATGTATGGCGTTCATTGGGAATCCTGTTTTTGCATCTATGATATGTGAATAGATTGTCCCGTCTATCTCATAAGCATGGTCATAGTCTCCGCTGCTGGAAATTCCTGTATCTCTGACAGCTGCCGACATAAAAGAATTTTCTTCCGTATTGCCTTTACGTGGTTTTCT
This genomic window from Oxobacter pfennigii contains:
- a CDS encoding sugar phosphate isomerase/epimerase family protein, yielding MDLLYKLGIFSWFGFFLPIQKRLEMIKEAGFDATSIWWEDEEGEYTVYKKDFPAMVKDNGLVFENIHAPFNDCEDLWSQTASRQDRFLKDHISWLNDCAKYEMPVMVMHVIDESELNEPNLSGIKLLDKLIYAAQDLEITIAIENTRRPNFVDVILSEIPSPTLGFCYDSSHDWLTSKNKAELLKKYGSRLAATHISDNDGVVDRHWPPYDGIIDWDKVIDAFPKDTYKGFLTLETLAKEEDQKNPPQSFLKRAYERSVKLCRAIEAAEKK